Sequence from the Actinocatenispora sera genome:
CCGCCGGGAGCGATGCGGGCGTGCTCGTCGGCGTGGCGGATCGTGGGGCCCACCTGAGGCGAAGAAATTGCCTGACTGGAAAAGTTGCTTGTCGCGCAAAAATCTGTATGGTGGGTGCATGGCAGCCGACCCGAGCGGCCTGCGGGCTCGCAAGAAGGAACAGACGCGCATCGCGCTGAGCTGGGCCACGATCCGGCTCGCCGTCGATCGCGGCCTGGCCAACGTCCGGGTGGAGGACATCGCCGCCGAGGTCGGCGTGTCGCCACGCACGTTCAACAACTACTTCGCCAGCAAGGGCGAGGCGATCGCCGACCGGGAACTGGAACGGTTCCGGCAGTTCGCCGACGCACTGCGCGGGCGCCCGGCCGACGAGCCACTGTGGCCGGCGATCACCGCCGCCGTGCGCGAGCGGTACGCGCTGACCGGTGAGGCCGGCGCCGACGAGGAGGCCGACGAGACCGCCCGGCAGCGGTGGGTCGAGGGGGTGCGGCTGATGATCGCCGAGCCGGCCGTGCAGCGCGACCTGGCCGCCGCGTCCGCCGCCGCGGAGCAGCAACTCGCCGCGGCCGTCGCCGCCCGCACCGGTACCGACCCGGACCGCGACATGTTCCCGCGACTGGTCGCCGGCACGGTCGGGGTCGTGCTCGGCACCGCTCGGCAGCAGTGGCTGCGCGACCAGTCGGTGCCGATCGCCGACCTGATCGCCGACGCGCTGGCGCAGGTCGCCAACGGCCTCGGTTCCCCCTGACCAACCCGGGCGCTCGCGCCGAACCGGGCGGGCCCGCTCGTGCCGACCCGGGCGCAGCGGCCGACCCGCCGCCCGACCGACCCGCCGCCCGACCGACCTCGAACCCACCGACCTCGAACCCACCGACCGACCCCGACATCGACCCGCTCGACGCCCGCCCACCGGGCCGCGCATCGACCGTGCCGCAACACATCCATGCCACTCGTGGCCCGCCCGGGCCGCGCGCTCGATCCTGCTCGGAGGAAATCATGTCCGAAGACGTCGTCATCGCCGGCGCCGGCCCCACCGGCCTGCTGCTCGCCATCGAACTGAGCCTGGCCGGCGTGCGGCCACTGGTACTGGAGGCGCTGCCGGAACGGTTGCCGCACAACCGGGCCAACGGCCTGGTCGGCCAGGTGGTCCGGA
This genomic interval carries:
- a CDS encoding TetR family transcriptional regulator, yielding MAADPSGLRARKKEQTRIALSWATIRLAVDRGLANVRVEDIAAEVGVSPRTFNNYFASKGEAIADRELERFRQFADALRGRPADEPLWPAITAAVRERYALTGEAGADEEADETARQRWVEGVRLMIAEPAVQRDLAAASAAAEQQLAAAVAARTGTDPDRDMFPRLVAGTVGVVLGTARQQWLRDQSVPIADLIADALAQVANGLGSP